A part of Fusarium oxysporum Fo47 chromosome III, complete sequence genomic DNA contains:
- a CDS encoding eukaryotic phosphomannomutase gives MALASPPSYTPLQERPLKDTICLFDVDGTLTPARLDASPEILDILQKLRSKCAIGYVGGSDFAKQQEQLGKPAGQPVTALFDFCFSENGLTAFKLGEPLESNSFIKFIGEEQYKELANFVLHYVADLDIPVKRGTFIEFRNGMINISPVGRNASTQERNDFEAFDKDAKVREKFVAVLKERFGHLGLTFSIGGQISFDVFPTGWDKTYCLQHLENEAKKPDGIAYKTIHFFGDKTFEGGNDYEIYTDSRTTGHSVTGPEDTMRILKELFDL, from the exons ATGGCTCTCGCATCCCCCCCGTCGTACACTCCTCTCCAGGAGCGTCCTCTCAAGGACACCATCTGCCTCTTCGACGTTGACGGCACACTCACACCCGCGCGCCTG GACGCCTCGCCCGAGATCCTCGATATCCTTCAGAAACTTCGCTCAAAGTGCGCTATCGGATATGTTGGTGGCTCGGACTTCGCCAAGCAACAGGAGCAGCTGGGCAAGCCCGCCGGACAGCCCGTCACCGCCCTCTTTGACTTCTGCTTCTCCGAGAACGGCTTGACTGCCTTCAAGCTCGGCGAGCCCCTCGAGTCGAACTCGTTCATCAAGTTCATTGGCGAGGAGCAGTACAAGGAGCTTGCCAACTTCGTCCTCCACTATGTTGCTGATCTCGACATCCCCGTCAAGCGCGGCACGTTCATTGAATTCCGCAATGGGATGATAAACATTAGCCCCGTCGGTCGTAACGCCAGCACTCAGGAGCGGAACGACTTTGAGGCGTTCGACAAGGACGCGAAGGTCCGGGAGAAGTTTGTCGCTGTTCTCAAGGAGCGATTCGGCCATCTCGGCCTCAC CTTCTCCATTGGTGGCCAGATCTCCTTCGATGTGTTCCCCACCGGGTGGGATAAGACTTACTGCCTCCAGCACCTTGAGaacgaggccaagaagcctgaCGGTATCGCCTACAAGACCATTCACTTCTTTGGCGACAAGACATTCGAGGGCGGCAACGACTACGAGATTTACACCGACTCTAGGACAACTGGCCACTCCGTCACCGGACCTGAGGACACCATGCGTATCCTCAAGGAACTCTTCGATCTCTAA
- a CDS encoding Sodium/calcium exchanger protein-domain-containing protein, whose protein sequence is MTNTTPRGLLCPISETTKGPNATPKRFPRGSRLQSRPFYTTILLLSVLTAYSFLSHTTFAQSVSNRVTDPDLLFKRSFSTVETPECNQVHDAEDKCAFVRKYCSDDDAGLIHYIELYYCSFGNVRPIAFTALVLWLGLLFTTIGIAASDFFSVNLSTIATVLGLSESLAGVTFLAFGNGSPDVFSTFAAMGSNSASMAVGELIGAASFITGVVAGSMALVREFRVDRKSYTRDICFFILAVVFTMIFLADGHLHLWECWVMIGYYGVYVVTVVTWHWYSTRRKARQRREGEARSHVYAALGHSGDELAGEPYRDDPDDVGSGPGTAHATPPDISLLEAGPRIEVDGTPQRAESDTSSEDHDRMVAAEVASSMRVLRGRGVRRNTMTPIRPSLVGALEFRSALAQLQREGNLQLSTIPGRSYSDYHVHRRRQTTATIAESARSDGQLDPNTGEHAPIRNRALSSGDVPVGVPAHPDLHIPRRNGSEPTLSVPGSTASGTRASSPSPSYTVGGNLAAPPVGPSGTTHDAPSEGQKGQLLTPELRLQIPSSRRSSYSDRSSPSTPFPVYSDSPALLTPNYQNDPIEFVSPGGVSPSTVAPGPASRETPFADLQLTVDTPSRPVRWWPYAVLPAPHVLWATLFPTLQGWKEKTAWDKFVSAISVPSIFLLVVTLPVVDSETTDGESSILEALNDHTDHYHHDHQVVGHMAPPISIEHSAIEPEGESEWERYRRHTITSRGNSHVGLATTPSTAHAADGETLAASQFSLGPPAIVAKPASDFHSSSSVKNDCTGWNRWLVALQLFTGPQFAVLVLWANTLEDWESPHKALIRMVLYTLLASLILLGVLVVFTSEDRPPRYHYMLCFMGFIISIAWISTIAGEVVGVLKTVGVILNISEALLGLTIFAAGNSVGDLVADITVARLGYPVMALSACFGGPMLNILLGIGIGGAMMTIQKANKKHRKNPSHPIKYKPYRIQVGGTLMISAITLLVTLVGLLIVVPMNKWILSRKIGWGLITLWAVSTIVNVIVELTGAWGEMA, encoded by the exons ATGACGAATACCACCCCCCGTGGGCTTCTCTGCCCCATCAGCGAGACTACCAAAGGTCCCAATGCGACTCCCAAACGGTTCCCCAGAGGCAGCCGCTTACAGTCTCGTCCTTTCTATACTACGATCCTCCTTCTATCAGTCTTGACTGCATATTCGTTTCTGTCGCATACGACTTTCGCGCAGTCCGTCTCAAATCGCGTGACAGATCCCGATCTGCTCTTCAAGCGCAGTTTCTCTACGGTCGAAACACCCGAGTGCAATCAAGTCCATGACGCCGAGGACAAATGCGCCTTTGTGCGCAAATACtgcagcgatgatgatgccggGCTCATACACTATATTGAACTGTATTATTGCTCTTTCGGCAATGTAAGACCCATCGCATTCACAGCTCTCGTGCTTTGGCTGGGCCTCctcttcaccaccatcgGCATCGCTGCAAGTGATTTCTTCAGTGTCAACCTAAGCACGATAGCGACAGTCCTTGGCCTTAGCGAGAGTTTGGCAGGCGTCACATTTCTCGCCTTTGGCAACGGGTCTCCCGATGTGTTCAGCACTTTTGCAGCCATGGGCTCTAATAGCGCCAGTATGGCCGTTGGAGAGCTTATCGGCGCGGCAAGCTTTATCACAGGTGTCGTTGCTGGTTCTATGGCATTGGTGAGGGAGTTCCGTGTCGATCGGAAATCATACACACGCGATATTTGCTTCTTCATTCTTGCGGTCGTCTTCACCATGATCTTCCTAGCTGATGGCCACCTGCACTTGTGGGAGTGTTGGGTGATGATAGGGTACTATGGAGTGTATGTCGTTACTGTTGTAACATGGCACTGGTACTCCACGAGACGCAAAGCTAGACAACGCAGAGAAGGCGAAGCGCGCAGCCATGTGTATGCAGCCCTAGGTCACTCGGGGGACGAGTTGGCCGGCGAGCCATATAGAGACGACCCAGATGATGTTGGCTCGGGCCCTGGCACTGCGCACGCTACGCCGCCTGATATCTCGCTCCTTGAAGCCGGACCCAGGATCGAGGTTGACGGTACGCCTCAGCGAGCTGAAAGCGACACGTCTAGTGAAGACCATGACCGCATGGTTGCAGCCGAGGTTGCCAGCAGCATGCGAGTTCTACGAGGCCGTGGAGTTAGACGAAACACAATGACGCCCATCCGACCTAGTCTTGTAGGTGCACTGGAATTTCGGTCTGCTTTGGCGCAGCTACAACGCGAGGGTAATTTACAGCTGTCCACGATCCCAGGAAGAAGCTACTCGGATTATCATGTGCACAGGCGCAGGCAGACCACCGCAACAATCGCAGAATCCGCTCGGTCTGATGGTCAGTTGGACCCAAACACGGGCGAGCACGCGCCCATAAGGAACAGAGCACTCTCTTCTGGAGACGTCCCAGTCGGTGTGCCTGCTCACCCGGATTTACATATTCCACGCCGCAACGGTTCCGAACCGACCTTGTCCGTTCCTGGCTCAACAGCCAGTGGAACAAGGGCATCAAGCCCCAGCCCATCCTACACTGTAGGAGGAAACTTGGCAGCGCCTCCAGTCGGACCTAGTGGGACGACCCACGATGCTCCTTCAGAAGGCCAGAAAGGACAGCTGCTGACTCCCGAGCTTCGCCTGCAAATACCTTCCAGCCGCCGTAGCAGTTACAGCGACCGCTCCTCGCCTAGCACGCCTTTCCCCGTGTACAGCGATTCGCCAGCACTGCTTACGCCCAATTACCAGAATGACCCAATTGAGTTCGTGTCGCCAGGAGGAGTATCACCCAGTACCGTTGCACCGGGCCCAGCAAGCCGTGAGACACCCTTTGCCGACTTGCAACTGACAGTCGATACACCATCACGTCCTGTTAGATGGTGGCCCTATGCCGTGCTACCAGCTCCCCATGTCTTGTGGGCAACCTTGTTCCCTACATTGCAAGGCtggaaagagaagacggcaTGGGACAAGTTTGTCAGTGCCATCTCTGTCCCAAGTATCTTTCTTTTGGTGGTGACTTTGCCCGTCGTAGACTCAGAAACCACAGACGGCGAATCATCTATCCTCGAGGCACTCAACGACCACACCGATCATTACCATCACGATCATCAAGTTGTTGGGCACATGGCTCCGCCCATATCAATTGAGCACTCGGCGATTGAGCCAGAAGGAGAGTCGGAATGGGAGCGCTATCGTAGACACACTATCACAAGCCGTGGCAACAGTCACGTTGGCCTTGCGACAACACCTTCCACAGCACATGCTGCAGATGGAGAGACTCTGGCCGCCTCGCAGTTCTCTCTGGGTCCACCGGCCATAGTGGCAAAGCCAGCTTCAGATTTCCATTCCTCCAGCAGTGTCAAGAATGACTGCACAGGCTGGAACCGATGGCTCGTGGCGCTACAACTCTTTACTGGTCCCCAGTTTGCTGTCCTGGTCTTGTGGGCCAATACCTTGGAGGACTGGGAGAGCCCTCATAAAGCTTTGATCCGCATGGTGTTGTACACACTCCTTGCATCTCTCATTCTTCTCGGTGTCTTGGTCGTCTTCACGTCAGAGGACAGACCGCCTCGTTATCATTACATGCTTTGCTTCATGGGATTCATTATTAGTATTGCTTGGATCTCAACGATCGCAGGCGAGGTTGTAGGGGTTCTCAAGACAGTCGGTGTCATTTTGAACATCTCGGAAGCGCTATTAGGTCTCACCATATTTGCTGCTGGCAACAGTGTGGGGGATCTAGTCGCTGATATTACAGTAGCACGGCTTGGGTATCCCGTTATGGCTTT ATCTGCTTGTTTCGGTGGCCCTATGCTGAACATCCTTCTGGGCATTGGTATCGGCGGTGCGATGATGACAATCCAGAAGGCAAACAAGAAGCACCGCAAGAACCCCAGCCATCCCATCAAGTACAAGCCTTACCGCATCCAAGTCGGTGGGACGCTGATGATCTCAGCTATCACACTACTTGTCACGCTCGTGGGCTTGCTTATTGTTGTGCCCATGAACAAATGGATCTTGAGTCGCAAGATTGGATGGGGACTGATCACTCTCTGGGCAGTGAGTACAATCGTAAACGTGATCGTCGAGCTCACTGGAGCTTGGGGTGAAATGGCATAG
- a CDS encoding condensin complex subunit 2/barren — translation MPRVAQVPRTGSARNNTGSSTASPFITQSPVKIPLNDDVSEKGQRMSSRRALHERQFNEIKKAATPRKVGLRLDDMENGDPQTPRGGRASYIEDDEGFVVGGSAVTPMKRVPLLANFEEWMKMATDNKINATNSWNFALIDYFHDMSLLKEGDGVNFQKASCTLDGCVKIYTNRVDSVATETGKLLSGLADSNNAKKKDKDGEDADESDEEELDEDGNVKKKPKKKTQRSSEATLAPSFNSLQLKKFELEFAVDPLFKKASADFDEGGAKGLLLNHLMIDSQGRIVFDSSDDTGDAATLGKTKSDDEEGDGEDEEAENDPEEELEDEEEADDVEIDVGVLGAKFIPDLHRLDELDVCPSLKTFDLGDPSGSMDIPFLKAPEDWRQDQDKEKTPGALGDFSGLVIDGDEAAGFDDDDLALGAFDAADNVAFGEGGEAWAREAALEPQMRVYDAGLGEEGGDGDEIDGKGEYVVSMTSAQKADKMHEDILGFFDQALQKNWASAEHWRIRKIKDVNKPATETKKRKEKEPFEIDFAAPLDSHISDIIHTQATNNSAISMPKKDWKSKSRNLLPDDKHFNSKSLLSLFLKPKARMSKRRTGFSSRGGGGFGNTGADNQPDGEMDEAFWANQKAPQHTDETALPEGDYDANFFQDDVMPFPGGGDLDDDDDLEFADAREHFSPGLDGQAGLSDGGGLTALLNGETVTNTGAFGTTLVTQTRRVRPEYVQYARVAKKVDVRRLKEELWKGMDVDILQKQPEPQAVDVSEPKQEETLKFTEIMNNLQTVYPKPVMDDISTSFCFICLLHLANEKGLVIDNTPGLSELEIRRDWSAEIVEGE, via the exons ATGCCTCGAGTTGCTCAAGTTCCCCGGACGGGGAGTGCCAGGAACAACACAGGCTCCAGTACGGCCTCACCATTCATAACGCAGTCACCCGTCAA AATCCCCCTCAACGATGATGTGTCAGAAAAGGGGCAGCGCATGAGCTCCAGGAGAGCTCTCCACGAAAGACAATTTaacgagatcaagaaggccgcAACTCCTCGCAAGGTTGGCCTTCGCCTTGACGACATGGAGAACGGTGACCCCCAAACTCCCCGCGGCGGCCGCGCCAGCTATatcgaagatgatgagggcTTTGTGGTCGGAGGTTCTGCGGTCACGCCTATGAAGCGTGTGCCGCTTCTCGCCAATTTCGAAgaatggatgaagatggcgacCGACAACAAAATCAATGCGACAAATTCATGGAACTTCGCTCTCATAGACTACTTTCACGATATGTCACTCCTCAAGGAAGGCGACGGTGTGAACTTCCAAAAGGCCAGTTGTACCTTGGACGGATGCGTCAAGATCTACACCAACCGTGTGGACAGCGTCGCAACGGAAACAGGGAAGCTATTGAGTGGCCTTGCCGATAgcaacaacgccaagaagaaagacaaagatggcgaggatgccGACGAGAGCGACGAAGAAGAACtcgatgaggatggcaaCGTCAaaaagaagcccaagaagaag ACACAACGATCATCTGAAGCAACGCTTGCCCCCTCGTTCAACTCGCTGCAGCTCAAAAAGTTCGAGCTGGAATTCGCAGTCGATCCCTTGTTCAAAAAAGCATCTGCCGATTTTGATGAGGGTGGCGCCAAGGGTCTTCTTCTAAACCATCTCATGATCGATTCACAAGGACGTATCGTCTTTGACAGTAGCGACGATACTGGTGATGCCGCCACCCTTGGAAAGACGAAGTCCGACGACGAAGAGGGCGACggagaagacgaggaagccGAGAACGACCcggaggaggagctggaagatgaggaggaagccGACGATGTCGAAATCGATGTTGGAGTCCTTGGTGCCAAGTTCATCCCCGACTTGCACCGActcgatgagcttgatgttTGTCCTTCTTTAAAGACGTTTGATCTTGGCGATCCTTCGGGATCCATGGATATTCCATTTTTGAAGGCACCCGAAGATTGGAGACAGGACCAGGACAAGGAAAAGACCCCGGGAGCGCTTGGCGACTTTTCCGGTCTCGTAATCGATGGTGACGAAGCAGCAGgcttcgatgatgatgaccttgCCCTGGGAGCCTTCGATGCCGCCGATAATGTCGCTTTCGGTGAGGGCGGCGAGGCCTGGGCTAGAGAAGCCGCCCTGGAGCCACAGATGCGAGTGTACGACGCGGGTCTCGGTGAAGAGGGTGGTGATGGGGATGAGATCGACGGCAAGGGTGAATACGTTGTTTCGATGACGAGCGCGCAGAAGGCGGACAAGATGCACGAGGACATCCTTGGATTTTTCGACCAGGCGTTGCAGAAGAATTGGGCGAGCGCGGAGCACTGGAGGATCAGGAAGATCAAGGATGTGAATAAGCCGGCAACAGAGACAAAGAAGCGCAAAGAGAAAGAGCCCTTTGAGATCGATTTTGCCGCACCTCTGGATTCACACATTTCGGATATCATTCATACACAGGCCACCAACAATTCGGCCATCAGCATGCCCAAGAAGGATTGGAAGTCTAAGTCACGCAATCTTCTCCCCGACGACAAGCACTTTAACTCCAAGTCTCTGCTAAGCCTATTCCTCAAGCCAAAGGCACGGATGAGCAAACGACGCACAGGCTTCAGCTCTCGCGGTGGGGGTGGCTTTGGTAATACCGGTGCAGATAATCAACCTGATGGTGAAATGGACGAAGCATTCTGGGCCAACCAAAAGGCCCCGCAACATACAGACGAGACAGCGTTGCCTGAAGGCGATTATGATGCCAACTTCTTTCAGGACGATGTTATGCCATTCCCCGGCGGCGGTGACttggacgacgatgacgatctAGAGTTTGCGGACGCAAGAGAGCACTTCTCACCAGGGCTTGACGGGCAGGCTGGACTCTCTGATGGCGGAGGGCTCACAGCTCTACTTAATGGAGAGACGGTAACTAATACTGGAGCATTCGGAACGACACTGGTTACTCAAACGAGGCGTGTACGACCCGAGTATGTGCAATATGCTAGGGTAGCCAAGAAAGTGGATGTGCGAAGGTTGAAGGAAGAGTTGTGGAAGGGTATGGATGTTGACATTCTTCAA AAACAGCCTGAGCCCCAAGCAGTGGATGTCAGCGAACCTAAGCAAGAAGAGACGCTTAAGTTCACAGAGATCATGAACAATCTGCAGACCGTATATCCCAAGCCGGTGATGGATGATATTTCAACCTCATTCTGCTTTATCTGCCTCTTGCACTTGGCCAATGAGAAGGGTCTTGTGATTGACAACACACCTGGTCTGTCGGAACTTGAGATCCGCAGGGATTGGTCAGCGGAGATTGTCGAGGGTGAATAG